A stretch of Bradyrhizobium sp. AZCC 2262 DNA encodes these proteins:
- a CDS encoding type II toxin-antitoxin system RelE/ParE family toxin — MLEIRYYISASGKSPFAEWFAELDATAGAKIARAVVRMEQGNFSNVKSVGEGVLEYRIDFGPGYRIYFGRDGETLVILLTDGTKKRQQRDIDAAHAYWRDYKRGRS, encoded by the coding sequence ATGCTGGAAATCCGCTACTACATCTCCGCGAGTGGAAAGAGTCCGTTCGCCGAGTGGTTCGCGGAACTGGACGCGACGGCTGGCGCCAAGATCGCCCGCGCAGTTGTCCGCATGGAGCAGGGCAATTTCTCCAATGTCAAAAGCGTCGGAGAGGGCGTGCTCGAGTATCGGATCGATTTTGGTCCTGGCTATCGGATTTATTTCGGACGGGATGGCGAGACGTTGGTCATTCTGCTGACTGATGGCACCAAGAAGCGACAGCAGCGCGATATCGATGCGGCGCATGCTTACTGGCGAGACTACAAGCGCGGTCGTAGTTGA
- a CDS encoding GFA family protein — MSNIAGGCHCGAIRYQIEGKPIVHALCHCADCRRHAGAPMVGWTMYTEDALKVTKGTPKVYESSEHGRRQFCADCGTGLFYTNANVLPGIVDIQSGTYDDPDAVPAMVHIQTAERLGWMERAHELPSFERYPPQT; from the coding sequence ATGAGCAACATCGCTGGCGGCTGTCATTGCGGCGCCATCCGCTACCAGATCGAAGGCAAACCCATCGTGCATGCGCTGTGTCACTGCGCGGATTGCCGCCGCCACGCCGGTGCGCCGATGGTCGGATGGACGATGTACACGGAGGACGCGCTCAAGGTGACGAAGGGGACGCCCAAAGTGTACGAGTCCTCCGAACACGGCCGGCGGCAGTTTTGTGCCGACTGCGGCACGGGTCTCTTCTACACCAACGCGAATGTACTGCCCGGCATCGTCGACATTCAGAGCGGCACCTACGACGACCCCGACGCCGTGCCGGCGATGGTGCATATCCAGACGGCAGAGCGGCTTGGCTGGATGGAGCGTGCCCACGAACTGCCGAGCTTCGAGCGCTATCCGCCGCAGACATAG
- the hpnO gene encoding aminobacteriohopanetriol synthase HpnO — translation MPSSYLDVSEMFVERQAQRSSLHARHLNEQLVRVLKTIGYDVGFQKGQGQYLFDRDGARYLDLLSGFGVFAIGRNHPVLRQALKGVLDSDFPNLVQLDVSTLAGVLAERLLEHVPYLDKVFFANSGAETVEAAIKFARGATGRPGIVSCSHSFHGLSYGALSLMDDANFRSGFEPLLPGCTQIPFNDLAALEQALSSRQVAAFIVEPIQGKGVNLPSDEFLPGAAALCKKYGTIFIADEIQTGIGRTGKFLAVEHWNVEPDMVLLAKALSGGHVPVGALLTRKSIFDKIFNQMDRAVVHGSTFAKNDLAMAAGIATLDVIKHEKLVEQAAKRGAELRLALTRMVPGYELLKEVRGKGLMIGIEFGPPKSLRLKASWNLLETANKGLFCQLITVPLFKDHKILTQVSGHGSHTIKLLPPLVITEEDCNWIEKSFDDVIAASHKVPGAIWSLGKTLVDNAVRKSA, via the coding sequence ATGCCAAGTTCATATCTAGACGTTTCCGAGATGTTTGTGGAGCGGCAGGCGCAGCGCAGTTCCCTGCATGCACGCCATCTGAATGAGCAGCTCGTCAGGGTGCTCAAGACCATCGGCTACGATGTGGGCTTTCAGAAGGGTCAAGGTCAATACCTGTTCGATCGTGACGGGGCGCGCTACCTTGATCTACTGAGCGGATTTGGCGTTTTTGCGATTGGCCGGAATCATCCGGTGCTGCGTCAGGCGCTGAAAGGCGTCCTCGACAGCGATTTTCCCAATCTGGTTCAACTTGATGTGTCCACGCTCGCCGGCGTGCTGGCGGAACGCCTGCTGGAACATGTGCCATATCTGGACAAGGTGTTCTTTGCCAATTCCGGCGCCGAGACCGTCGAGGCCGCGATCAAGTTCGCGCGTGGCGCGACCGGCCGTCCGGGAATCGTCTCCTGTTCCCATTCCTTCCACGGCCTGTCTTACGGCGCACTCTCGCTGATGGACGACGCGAACTTCCGCTCCGGATTCGAGCCGCTGCTGCCGGGCTGCACGCAAATTCCTTTCAATGATCTTGCCGCCCTCGAGCAGGCGCTGTCGTCGCGCCAGGTCGCCGCCTTCATCGTCGAGCCGATCCAGGGCAAGGGCGTCAACTTGCCGTCGGATGAATTTTTGCCGGGCGCCGCCGCGCTGTGCAAGAAATATGGCACCATCTTCATCGCCGACGAAATCCAGACCGGCATCGGCCGCACCGGAAAATTCCTCGCGGTCGAGCACTGGAATGTCGAGCCCGACATGGTGCTGCTGGCCAAGGCATTGTCCGGTGGTCACGTGCCGGTCGGCGCGCTGCTGACGCGCAAGAGCATCTTCGACAAGATCTTCAACCAGATGGACCGCGCGGTCGTGCACGGCTCGACCTTTGCGAAGAACGATCTGGCGATGGCCGCCGGCATCGCAACCCTTGACGTGATCAAGCATGAAAAGCTGGTCGAGCAGGCCGCCAAGCGCGGCGCCGAACTTCGCCTCGCGCTCACGCGCATGGTGCCGGGCTATGAATTGCTGAAGGAAGTGCGCGGCAAGGGATTGATGATTGGCATCGAGTTCGGTCCGCCGAAATCGCTGCGGCTGAAGGCTTCCTGGAATCTCTTGGAGACTGCCAACAAGGGCCTGTTCTGCCAGCTCATCACCGTGCCGCTGTTCAAGGATCACAAGATCCTGACGCAGGTCTCCGGCCACGGCAGCCACACCATCAAGCTGCTGCCGCCGCTCGTGATCACGGAAGAAGATTGCAACTGGATCGAAAAGTCGTTCGACGACGTCATCGCCGCCAGCCACAAGGTCCCCGGCGCGATCTGGTCGCTCGGCAAGACGCTGGTCGACAACGCGGTGCGGAAGTCGGCGTAA
- a CDS encoding sigma-70 family RNA polymerase sigma factor, whose translation MPIKASDHDPEKARRFREAALPYLDDAYTLARYLLRNAADAEDAVQECYLRAFRHFDSYRGPAMKPWLFAILRNVCRAEYARRATTPTSAIDDVPESAEQAPLWHEAEETPEVQLQRRWDADTIRRLVAALAEPFRETFVLREIQNLSYREIADVAAVPVGTVMSRLARARAMLRSAWLAEEEQQK comes from the coding sequence ATGCCGATCAAAGCATCCGACCACGATCCCGAAAAGGCCCGACGGTTTCGCGAGGCCGCGCTGCCGTACCTGGACGACGCCTACACGCTGGCGCGCTACCTGCTTCGCAATGCCGCCGATGCGGAGGACGCGGTGCAGGAATGCTATCTGCGTGCGTTCAGGCATTTCGACAGCTATCGCGGGCCGGCGATGAAGCCGTGGCTGTTCGCGATCCTGCGCAATGTCTGCCGCGCCGAATATGCCCGTCGTGCCACCACGCCGACCAGCGCGATCGACGACGTGCCCGAAAGCGCCGAGCAGGCGCCGCTGTGGCATGAGGCCGAGGAAACACCGGAGGTGCAGCTACAGCGCCGCTGGGACGCCGACACCATCCGCCGGCTGGTGGCGGCGCTGGCCGAACCGTTCCGCGAGACCTTTGTGCTGCGTGAAATTCAGAACCTGTCGTACCGCGAGATTGCCGATGTCGCGGCAGTGCCCGTCGGCACCGTGATGTCACGTCTCGCCCGCGCCCGCGCCATGCTGCGATCGGCGTGGCTGGCGGAAGAGGAGCAACAAAAATGA
- the hpnH gene encoding adenosyl-hopene transferase HpnH — MAIPFFKEMRIGGYLIKQKLLGRKRYPLVLMLEPLFRCNLACVGCGKIDYPDAILNRRMSAQECWDAADECGAPMVAIPGGEPLIHKEIGEIVRGLVARKKFVSLCTNALLLEKKLDLFEPSPYLFFSVHLDGLKDHHDKAVSQKGVFDRAVSAIKAAKARGFTVNVNATIFDGHPAEEIAKFLDFTTELGVGVSMSPGYAYERAPDQEHFLNRTKTKKLFRDVFALGKGKKWNFMHSGLFLDFLAGNQSYECTPWGMPARNIFGWQKPCYLLGEGYTKTFKELMETTDWNTYGTGKYEKCADCMAHCGYEPTAANAALVNPLKAMWVALRGVRTTGPMAPEIDLSKQRPAQYIFSAEVQKRLSEIRRDEAAAAAAKQQAKEEKASTAA; from the coding sequence ATGGCAATACCATTCTTCAAGGAAATGCGTATCGGCGGCTATCTGATCAAGCAGAAGCTGCTTGGCCGGAAACGTTATCCGCTCGTGCTGATGCTGGAACCGTTGTTCCGCTGCAACCTCGCTTGTGTCGGCTGCGGCAAGATCGACTATCCCGACGCGATCCTCAACCGCCGCATGTCGGCGCAGGAGTGCTGGGACGCGGCCGACGAATGCGGTGCGCCGATGGTGGCAATCCCCGGCGGCGAGCCGCTGATTCACAAGGAGATCGGCGAGATCGTGCGCGGCCTCGTGGCGCGCAAGAAGTTCGTCTCGCTGTGCACCAACGCGCTGCTCCTGGAAAAGAAGCTCGATCTGTTCGAGCCCTCGCCCTATCTGTTCTTTTCGGTGCATCTCGACGGCCTGAAGGACCACCACGACAAGGCGGTGTCGCAGAAGGGCGTGTTCGATCGCGCCGTCTCCGCGATCAAGGCCGCGAAAGCGCGCGGCTTCACCGTCAACGTCAACGCCACGATCTTCGACGGCCATCCGGCTGAAGAGATCGCCAAGTTCCTCGACTTCACGACCGAACTCGGCGTCGGCGTCTCGATGTCGCCGGGCTACGCCTATGAGCGCGCCCCGGACCAGGAGCACTTCCTCAACCGCACCAAGACCAAGAAACTGTTCCGCGACGTGTTCGCGCTCGGCAAGGGCAAGAAGTGGAACTTCATGCATTCCGGCCTGTTCCTGGACTTCCTCGCAGGTAACCAGAGCTACGAATGCACGCCGTGGGGCATGCCGGCCCGCAACATCTTCGGCTGGCAGAAACCCTGCTATCTGCTCGGTGAAGGCTACACCAAGACCTTCAAGGAGCTGATGGAGACGACGGACTGGAACACCTACGGCACCGGCAAGTACGAGAAGTGCGCCGATTGCATGGCGCATTGCGGCTACGAGCCGACGGCTGCCAACGCCGCCCTGGTCAATCCGTTGAAAGCGATGTGGGTCGCGCTCCGCGGCGTCCGCACCACGGGGCCGATGGCACCCGAAATCGATCTCTCCAAGCAGCGCCCGGCGCAGTACATCTTCTCGGCTGAGGTGCAGAAGCGCCTGTCCGAGATCCGCCGCGACGAGGCGGCGGCTGCCGCCGCCAAGCAGCAAGCGAAAGAAGAAAAAGCCTCCACCGCCGCCTGA
- a CDS encoding anti-sigma factor family protein produces the protein MTCDEAEVLLHALIDGELDAGHAREVENHIAGCPRCAAALRDYRTMSKAIAEAGVGYTAPAALRRRIEAALPQPRRVPNRRAVLRGFAMGSAVSALAATGLVAIVLRNDDVERIQSEVVSAHLRSLQAGHLTDVISTDQHTVKPWFNGKLDVSPPVIDLTAQGFTLIGGRLDYVDARAIGAVVYKRRQHVINLFVSQTSSTERRPAKIDTIQGFNIRHWSDRGLNYWAVSDLAKDELADFGEKFESAIRAPG, from the coding sequence ATGACCTGCGACGAAGCCGAAGTGCTGCTTCACGCATTGATCGACGGCGAGCTCGACGCCGGGCACGCGCGCGAGGTGGAAAACCATATCGCCGGCTGCCCGCGCTGCGCGGCAGCGCTACGGGATTATCGCACGATGAGCAAGGCAATTGCGGAAGCCGGCGTGGGCTACACCGCGCCCGCAGCGTTGCGTCGGCGCATCGAGGCTGCGCTGCCGCAGCCGCGCCGGGTGCCAAATCGCCGCGCCGTGCTGCGCGGCTTTGCGATGGGCTCGGCGGTATCGGCGCTGGCGGCAACCGGCCTGGTCGCGATCGTGCTGCGCAATGACGATGTCGAGCGCATCCAGTCCGAAGTGGTCTCGGCGCATTTGCGTTCGCTGCAGGCCGGACATCTCACCGACGTGATCTCCACCGACCAGCACACGGTCAAACCATGGTTCAACGGCAAGCTCGACGTCTCCCCGCCGGTGATCGATCTCACCGCGCAGGGCTTTACGCTGATCGGCGGCCGGCTCGATTATGTCGATGCCCGCGCCATCGGCGCCGTGGTTTACAAGCGGCGCCAGCACGTCATCAACCTGTTCGTGTCGCAGACGTCGAGCACCGAACGGCGCCCCGCGAAGATCGACACGATCCAGGGCTTCAACATCCGGCACTGGAGCGATCGCGGGCTGAACTACTGGGCGGTCAGCGATCTCGCAAAGGACGAGCTTGCGGATTTCGGCGAGAAATTCGAGAGCGCGATACGCGCACCAGGATAA
- a CDS encoding MMPL family transporter has product MLTSIVVSVVRTCTRFATLVVIVALLLAVGASYYAARHFAINTDINTLISPDLDWRKRDNQFEQAFDREKLILAVVEAPTPELASAASKALAAKLTGDTKHFESVQPLGSGEFFEKNGLLFLPVEEVGKVTGQLEAAAPLIEIMAGDPSIRGLTGALETGLAGVKRGQVKLDNTERPFNLISQTVEDILNKGTATFSWRELTSDKPLTDADRRAFIEFKPKLDYSELEPGKSATDAIRQAATDLNFADQYKARVRLTGPVPIANEEYSTVQDGAILNGIVTVLIVLVILWMALHSAKIIFAVFVNLFIGLSLTTAVGLMMVGSLNLLSIAFAVLFVGLGVDFGIQFSVRYRSERFKNEDLALALESAARRCAVPLSLAAMATAAGFLCFLPTDYKGISELGKIAGAGMLIAFITSITALPAMLKLLHPPGESEPVGYAFLAPVDEFLERHRVIIVVGTLLLVVAGLPLLYFMKFDFNPINLRNPKAESIATFLDLRKDPNTGANAINVLTTSEAEAKKIEARLEKLPEVLRVMSIDSFVPEDQPAKLQLIAKAARVVGPALNPDSVDAAPTDQENVEALKSSVDSLRRTAGDGKGPGAVASRRLADALSKLAGSNQATRDKAQNIFVTPLKIVFDQLKNTMQAGPVTLKTLPPELLNSWKSRDGLIRVEALPKGDPNDNENLRRFADAVLAAEPNAIGGPVSILKSGDTIVKAFIHAGIWALLVISLLLYLTLRRVSDVLMTMVPLLVAGAVTLELCVLIELPLNFANIVALPLLLGVGVAFKIYYVTAWREGRTNLLQSSLTRAIFFSALTTATAFGSLWLSSHPGTASMGKLLVLSFIITLAAVLLFQPALMGKPRDVGE; this is encoded by the coding sequence GTGCTGACCAGTATTGTTGTCTCCGTTGTCAGAACCTGTACGCGGTTTGCCACTCTCGTCGTCATCGTCGCCCTGCTTCTGGCAGTTGGAGCGAGCTACTATGCCGCCCGGCATTTCGCCATCAACACCGACATCAACACGCTGATTTCGCCCGACCTCGACTGGCGCAAGCGCGACAACCAGTTCGAGCAGGCGTTCGACCGCGAAAAACTGATTCTTGCCGTCGTCGAGGCGCCGACGCCCGAACTCGCCAGCGCCGCGAGCAAGGCGCTGGCCGCAAAACTCACCGGCGACACCAAGCATTTCGAATCGGTGCAGCCGCTGGGTTCCGGCGAGTTCTTCGAAAAGAACGGGCTGTTGTTCCTGCCGGTGGAAGAAGTCGGCAAGGTCACCGGCCAGCTCGAAGCCGCAGCCCCCCTGATCGAGATCATGGCCGGCGATCCCTCGATCCGCGGCCTGACCGGTGCGCTGGAGACCGGGCTTGCCGGCGTCAAGCGCGGGCAGGTCAAGCTGGACAATACCGAACGGCCCTTCAACCTGATCAGCCAGACGGTCGAGGACATCCTGAACAAGGGGACGGCGACGTTCTCCTGGCGCGAACTTACCAGCGACAAGCCTTTGACCGATGCCGACCGCCGCGCCTTCATCGAGTTCAAGCCGAAGCTCGACTACAGCGAGTTGGAACCCGGCAAGAGTGCGACCGATGCGATCCGGCAGGCCGCGACCGATCTCAATTTCGCGGACCAGTACAAAGCGCGCGTGCGGTTGACCGGTCCGGTTCCGATCGCGAATGAGGAATATTCGACCGTGCAGGACGGCGCGATCCTCAACGGTATCGTAACCGTCCTCATCGTCCTCGTAATTCTCTGGATGGCGCTGCATTCCGCGAAGATCATCTTCGCGGTGTTCGTAAACCTGTTCATCGGCCTTTCGCTGACGACCGCGGTCGGTCTGATGATGGTGGGGTCGCTGAACCTGCTGTCGATCGCCTTTGCCGTGCTGTTCGTCGGCCTCGGCGTCGATTTCGGCATCCAGTTCAGCGTCCGCTACCGTTCCGAGCGTTTCAAGAACGAGGATCTGGCGCTCGCGCTGGAGAGCGCGGCCAGACGTTGCGCGGTCCCGCTATCGCTCGCCGCGATGGCGACCGCCGCCGGCTTCCTGTGTTTCCTGCCGACCGACTACAAGGGTATTTCCGAACTCGGCAAGATTGCCGGCGCAGGCATGCTGATCGCGTTCATCACCAGCATCACGGCGCTGCCTGCCATGCTGAAGCTGCTTCACCCGCCCGGCGAAAGCGAGCCGGTCGGTTACGCGTTTCTGGCGCCGGTGGACGAATTCCTCGAAAGGCATCGCGTCATCATCGTCGTTGGCACGCTGCTTCTCGTCGTGGCCGGTCTGCCGCTGCTCTATTTCATGAAATTCGACTTCAACCCGATCAACCTGCGCAATCCGAAGGCTGAATCGATCGCGACCTTCCTCGACCTGCGCAAGGACCCCAACACCGGCGCCAATGCCATCAACGTGCTGACCACGTCGGAAGCGGAAGCGAAGAAGATCGAGGCGCGGCTGGAAAAGCTGCCGGAAGTCCTGCGCGTGATGTCGATCGACAGTTTCGTGCCTGAGGATCAGCCGGCCAAGCTGCAGTTGATCGCGAAGGCGGCGAGGGTGGTGGGGCCCGCGCTCAATCCCGATTCCGTCGATGCGGCGCCCACCGATCAGGAGAACGTGGAGGCGCTGAAGAGTTCCGTCGACAGCCTGCGCAGGACCGCCGGCGACGGCAAGGGGCCGGGCGCGGTTGCCTCGCGAAGGCTGGCGGATGCGCTGTCGAAATTGGCCGGCAGCAACCAGGCGACGCGCGACAAGGCGCAGAACATTTTCGTCACCCCGCTCAAGATCGTATTCGATCAGCTCAAGAACACGATGCAGGCAGGCCCCGTCACGCTGAAGACGCTGCCGCCGGAACTGTTGAACAGCTGGAAATCCAGGGACGGGTTGATTCGCGTCGAGGCGTTGCCGAAGGGCGATCCCAACGACAACGAAAACCTGCGCCGATTTGCCGATGCGGTGCTGGCGGCCGAGCCGAATGCGATCGGCGGGCCGGTGTCGATTCTCAAATCCGGCGACACCATCGTGAAGGCGTTCATCCATGCCGGCATCTGGGCGCTGCTGGTGATCAGCCTGTTGCTCTATTTGACGCTGCGGCGGGTCAGCGACGTGCTGATGACGATGGTGCCGCTGCTGGTGGCCGGTGCCGTGACGCTGGAACTTTGCGTGCTGATCGAGCTGCCGCTCAACTTCGCCAATATCGTCGCGTTGCCGCTGCTGCTCGGCGTCGGCGTCGCCTTCAAGATCTACTACGTCACGGCCTGGCGCGAGGGGAGGACGAATCTGCTGCAGTCGAGCCTGACGCGCGCGATCTTTTTCTCGGCGCTGACGACCGCGACCGCGTTCGGAAGCCTGTGGCTATCCAGTCATCCCGGCACCGCCAGCATGGGTAAACTGCTGGTGCTGTCGTTCATCATCACGCTGGCCGCGGTGCTGTTGTTCCAGCCTGCCCTAATGGGCAAACCGCGCGATGTCGGGGAGTAG
- the ispH gene encoding 4-hydroxy-3-methylbut-2-enyl diphosphate reductase yields the protein MEVYLAQPRGFCAGVVRAIEIVERALEKYGPPVYVRHEIVHNKYVVESLKAKGAIFVEDLSEVPPRAVTVFSAHGVARSVEEEAAARGLPVLNATCPLVTKVHNQGKRYMSKGRTLVLIGHAGHPEVEGTMGQVPGPVLLVQNVDDVAVLPLPTDAPVAYITQTTLSVDDTKDIIAALQAKFTDIQGPDIRDICYATQNRQSAVRDLSKLVDVILVVGAANSSNSNRLREIGTEVGVASYLIADGSELNPDWLKDAKAVGITAGASAPEVLVDDVIEALRRIGPVKVSVLPGREENIEFRLPAELTAG from the coding sequence ATGGAAGTGTATCTAGCGCAGCCCCGCGGATTTTGTGCGGGCGTCGTGCGTGCCATCGAAATCGTTGAGCGCGCGCTCGAGAAATACGGTCCGCCGGTCTATGTCCGGCACGAGATCGTGCATAACAAATACGTGGTCGAAAGCCTCAAGGCCAAGGGCGCGATCTTCGTCGAAGATCTGTCGGAGGTTCCGCCGCGCGCGGTAACCGTCTTCAGCGCCCATGGCGTGGCCCGCAGCGTCGAGGAAGAGGCCGCCGCCCGCGGCCTGCCCGTCCTCAATGCCACCTGCCCGCTGGTCACCAAGGTCCATAATCAGGGCAAGCGGTATATGTCCAAAGGCCGTACCCTGGTACTGATCGGCCATGCCGGCCATCCCGAAGTCGAGGGCACCATGGGCCAGGTTCCGGGGCCGGTTCTGCTGGTCCAGAACGTCGACGACGTGGCGGTCCTGCCGCTGCCGACCGACGCCCCGGTGGCCTATATCACCCAGACCACCCTTAGCGTGGATGACACAAAGGACATAATTGCGGCCCTTCAAGCCAAATTTACAGATATTCAAGGCCCCGACATCCGGGATATCTGCTATGCGACACAGAACCGGCAATCTGCGGTAAGGGACCTAAGTAAGCTAGTGGACGTCATTTTGGTGGTGGGCGCCGCCAATAGTTCCAACTCAAACAGGCTTCGCGAAATCGGCACCGAGGTCGGCGTCGCGAGTTATCTCATTGCCGACGGGAGCGAGTTGAATCCCGATTGGCTGAAGGATGCGAAAGCCGTCGGCATTACGGCGGGCGCCTCGGCGCCCGAAGTTTTGGTCGATGACGTGATCGAGGCTTTGAGGCGTATCGGACCCGTCAAGGTGTCGGTGCTTCCGGGCCGAGAGGAGAACATCGAGTTCCGGCTTCCGGCCGAACTGACTGCGGGTTGA
- a CDS encoding cupredoxin domain-containing protein, which yields MSSINRRDFGIAVVATMLLPIATARAEDVAVHIDNFVFEPAQLTVKVGQTVTWTNRDDIPHTVVCAGKFRSKTMDTDGTFSFTFAAPGDYKYFCSLHPHMTGMVKVE from the coding sequence ATGAGTTCGATCAATCGCCGCGACTTCGGCATCGCCGTGGTCGCGACCATGCTCCTGCCGATCGCCACCGCCCGCGCCGAGGATGTGGCTGTTCACATCGACAATTTCGTGTTCGAGCCGGCGCAACTCACGGTGAAGGTCGGCCAGACCGTGACCTGGACCAACCGCGACGACATTCCCCACACCGTGGTATGCGCCGGCAAGTTCAGGTCAAAGACGATGGATACCGACGGCACCTTCTCGTTCACGTTCGCGGCACCGGGCGACTACAAGTATTTTTGTTCGCTGCATCCGCATATGACGGGGATGGTCAAGGTTGAGTAG
- a CDS encoding metallophosphoesterase family protein — translation MSDHDHHGDGVSRRRVLECMTWAGTGVLWTITGGVPRSLGIVDSALAAEPAGMTFLQISDSHVGFDKPANPNALGTLEEAINKINAMPKKPSFMIHTGDITHLSKASEFDDADRIISQAKLDVHYVPGEHDFIDEEVKLYKERYGRGTKGAGWYSFDAGGVHFVGLVNVVDLKGGGLGNLGNEQLEWLENDLKGRSKSTPVVLFAHIPLWTVYPQWGWGTEDGARALEYVKGFGSVTVLNGHIHQVMQKVEGNVTFHTARSTAFPQPAPGSAPSPGPMKVEDSKLRSLLGVASINFKQNNQPLAIIDTPLQG, via the coding sequence ATGAGCGATCACGATCACCACGGTGACGGTGTCAGCCGCCGCCGCGTGCTGGAATGCATGACCTGGGCAGGCACCGGCGTGCTCTGGACCATTACCGGCGGGGTGCCGCGTTCGCTCGGCATTGTCGACTCGGCGCTGGCCGCCGAACCCGCCGGGATGACGTTCCTGCAGATCAGCGACAGCCATGTCGGCTTCGACAAGCCGGCCAATCCCAATGCGCTCGGGACGCTGGAGGAAGCCATCAACAAGATCAACGCGATGCCGAAGAAGCCGTCGTTCATGATCCACACCGGCGACATCACGCATCTGTCGAAGGCATCCGAGTTCGACGACGCCGACCGCATCATCTCGCAGGCCAAGCTCGACGTGCATTATGTGCCGGGCGAGCACGATTTCATCGACGAGGAGGTCAAGCTCTACAAGGAACGCTACGGCCGCGGCACCAAGGGCGCCGGCTGGTATTCGTTCGACGCCGGCGGCGTGCATTTCGTCGGCCTCGTCAATGTGGTCGACCTCAAGGGCGGCGGCCTCGGCAATCTCGGCAACGAACAGCTTGAATGGCTGGAGAACGACCTGAAGGGCCGTTCGAAATCCACGCCGGTCGTGCTGTTCGCGCACATCCCGCTGTGGACGGTCTATCCGCAATGGGGCTGGGGCACCGAGGACGGCGCGCGGGCGCTCGAATACGTCAAAGGATTCGGCTCGGTCACGGTGCTGAACGGCCACATCCACCAGGTGATGCAGAAGGTCGAAGGCAACGTCACCTTCCACACCGCGCGCTCGACGGCTTTCCCGCAGCCGGCGCCGGGCTCGGCCCCCTCCCCCGGCCCGATGAAAGTGGAAGACAGCAAGCTCCGCAGCCTGCTCGGCGTCGCCAGCATCAACTTCAAGCAGAACAATCAACCCTTGGCGATCATCGACACGCCGCTGCAGGGCTAA
- a CDS encoding DUF2147 domain-containing protein: MLHCPRTIARTIVYSGVFLATGLNAALAADPTGDWKVADGVANIRVAQCSGNMWGVVAWEKVPGGKDKNNPDVAKQSRPTLGMPILIDMKKKPGVDAWEGQVYNAKDGQLYSSTIKPVGADQLEIQGCVLGFLCGGETWTRAGPPIPSSPTNSMAKGAPKGAPGAAPKTAAPAPAPAAPKTTGAANPAPASPAPAPKAAPAQKQAAGQPGQPADIGDICLLPDIARFAH; the protein is encoded by the coding sequence ATGTTGCACTGCCCAAGAACCATCGCGCGTACAATAGTTTATTCGGGAGTTTTTTTAGCCACAGGTCTTAATGCTGCGCTTGCCGCCGATCCCACCGGGGACTGGAAAGTAGCCGATGGTGTGGCCAATATTCGCGTCGCCCAATGTAGCGGCAATATGTGGGGCGTCGTCGCCTGGGAAAAGGTGCCGGGCGGCAAGGACAAGAATAATCCGGATGTCGCCAAGCAGAGCCGGCCGACCTTGGGCATGCCGATCCTGATCGACATGAAGAAAAAGCCCGGCGTCGATGCCTGGGAAGGCCAAGTTTATAACGCCAAGGACGGACAGCTCTACAGCTCGACGATCAAGCCGGTCGGCGCCGACCAGCTTGAGATTCAGGGCTGCGTGCTCGGCTTCCTTTGCGGCGGTGAAACCTGGACCCGTGCCGGACCGCCGATTCCCTCGAGCCCCACCAACAGCATGGCCAAGGGTGCGCCGAAGGGAGCGCCCGGCGCGGCGCCCAAGACCGCAGCACCGGCTCCTGCACCGGCGGCACCGAAGACCACGGGTGCAGCGAATCCCGCACCTGCCAGCCCTGCGCCCGCGCCGAAAGCCGCGCCCGCTCAGAAGCAGGCGGCCGGCCAGCCGGGTCAGCCCGCCGATATCGGCGATATCTGCCTACTCCCCGACATCGCGCGGTTTGCCCATTAG
- a CDS encoding transcriptional regulator: protein MAKTKNFKDLVQGRVKTDKKFAEALLREGIDALLSGDVDTGKTILRDYIKATVGFEELGEATGAPPKSLIRMFGPRGNPQAKNLFSVIGYLQKRAGLSLHVAG from the coding sequence ATGGCGAAAACCAAGAATTTCAAGGATTTGGTGCAAGGCCGGGTCAAAACCGATAAGAAATTCGCCGAGGCGCTTCTTCGCGAAGGCATTGATGCGTTGTTGAGTGGCGATGTCGATACCGGCAAGACGATCCTGCGCGACTACATCAAGGCGACTGTCGGCTTTGAAGAGCTAGGCGAAGCAACCGGCGCGCCTCCCAAGAGCTTGATCCGCATGTTCGGGCCGCGCGGTAACCCGCAAGCCAAGAATCTGTTCAGCGTGATCGGTTATCTGCAAAAGCGTGCAGGCCTTAGCCTGCACGTCGCAGGCTGA